From a single Pirellulaceae bacterium genomic region:
- a CDS encoding TAXI family TRAP transporter solute-binding subunit: MRDSQVLRRCLFLHLLPLDRWFGQIQLLTALVLLATMAGCTRSDSAGSASSGQRQFINVGTAPTGGAFFTVGSAICEVVNENRGDLNWRVAAESTGGSMENIRLLSQGKLEFAMSNSSISYFAVRGTEGWEAKHDIRSVVTLFPNIAMFVTLADSGIQSIADLKGKKVYLGPEGAGFEYFVKPILAAHGLQLNDLEPTYGSQQSAVDLLGDRAVAAAMIGGGTPNPSLSQMAQANSIRLIPYDESARKKLIDDYSFFESASIAGGTYKGIDAEFVGLNVGSAHLITLAKIDDQKVYNFVKLIYENREKITQRHKAVGNLRPDTAARNNGTEYHPGAIRYFREVGILPTAGE; the protein is encoded by the coding sequence ATGCGTGACTCGCAAGTCTTACGTCGATGCCTGTTCTTACATTTACTGCCTTTGGACCGATGGTTTGGCCAAATTCAGTTATTGACGGCCCTGGTCCTGCTTGCCACCATGGCGGGCTGTACGCGTAGCGATTCTGCGGGTTCGGCATCATCCGGCCAACGACAGTTCATCAATGTTGGCACCGCACCTACGGGTGGCGCGTTCTTCACTGTGGGCAGCGCGATTTGTGAAGTAGTGAACGAAAATCGTGGTGATTTGAACTGGCGCGTGGCCGCCGAGTCCACGGGTGGTTCCATGGAAAACATTCGTTTGCTGAGCCAAGGAAAACTGGAATTTGCGATGTCCAATTCTTCCATCAGTTACTTCGCTGTTCGAGGAACAGAAGGCTGGGAAGCAAAACACGACATTCGCTCTGTCGTTACCTTGTTTCCCAACATCGCCATGTTTGTGACGCTGGCAGACTCCGGTATCCAGTCGATCGCCGACCTCAAAGGCAAGAAAGTCTACTTGGGGCCAGAAGGCGCTGGCTTTGAGTACTTTGTCAAACCCATATTGGCTGCTCACGGCTTGCAACTGAACGATCTGGAGCCAACCTACGGCAGCCAGCAAAGTGCGGTAGACCTGCTTGGCGACCGCGCAGTCGCCGCAGCCATGATCGGCGGCGGCACTCCCAATCCTTCCTTGTCGCAAATGGCCCAGGCCAATAGTATTCGGCTGATCCCCTACGACGAATCGGCTCGGAAAAAACTGATCGACGACTACAGCTTTTTCGAATCCGCCTCCATTGCCGGAGGTACATACAAGGGCATTGACGCTGAGTTTGTAGGTCTGAATGTTGGCTCGGCGCATCTGATTACCCTCGCCAAGATTGACGATCAGAAGGTATACAACTTCGTGAAATTGATCTACGAGAACCGGGAAAAGATCACTCAGCGGCATAAAGCTGTGGGCAATCTGCGGCCTGACACAGCAGCTCGCAATAATGGCACCGAGTACCATCCAGGAGCCATTCGTTACTTCCGAGAAGTCGGCATACTGCCGACCGCAGGTGAATAA
- a CDS encoding TRAP transporter fused permease subunit, which yields MGNSSTEPPPTTFQQRFRGYVCIVVAVCLTLYVLIEVNFSLLAPLKELAVFGSAGVILALLKFPMIGRWRNTTALHVLDWVLVVLAIVCCGYLLYHGTQLGQRAALYSPLDLAVGAVGLLLVWESTRRAIGWAVPCLSVIFLVYAHESIAQQLPDWMFPHRGQDWQSLIGQLYLRTEGVFGTALGVMFKYVFLFVLFGALLEASGSTRYIIEMALRLFGQRSGGPAKVSIVASGLMGSLSGSAVANVATTGVFTIPLMRSVGFKPHIAAGIEAAASSGGALAPPVMGAGAYMMLEIINRQPPVTYLEVMKAALIPAILYYLSLFMLVHFQAKRNDAQDDANRKDHSLDTDAEISRTLSSSTLASGQSESEQPPPVRWYGFEGATFLGALALLLAFLLWGASPFRAVSYAMAFVQLMIILSPQTKASKLARLAAVGVWSSLIVCAKFCFPNLISYWPEALIWSMAGSWLVALCWSTWRSKVLDCLRSATNGGVPLIVAAACVGIVIGLVSRTGIGTGVPQAIIPLAGNNLFLGLLAIMVCSLILGMGLPSAVSYLLLATIIGPVFADPTLGVPILAAHLFIFYFGMMAMVTPPVALAGYAAASIAGTGVMQASWAAFRFSLVGFTLPYMFVYRPALCMIGDDGGAPLVLDVVVAVTAAVLGILSLAGALSGYLFHPLKWPLRTLLFLAAACALFPDRFDLLGRYLQLFDIIGALLLASVAVISYSASKREHSAT from the coding sequence ATGGGCAACAGCTCGACAGAGCCGCCGCCGACCACGTTCCAACAACGTTTTCGCGGTTACGTGTGTATCGTTGTCGCCGTTTGCCTCACACTGTATGTACTAATCGAAGTCAATTTTTCACTGCTAGCACCGCTGAAAGAATTGGCGGTTTTTGGTTCCGCCGGTGTCATTCTGGCCCTGCTGAAATTCCCCATGATCGGTCGCTGGCGTAACACCACGGCCTTGCATGTCTTGGATTGGGTGCTGGTCGTGCTAGCGATCGTCTGCTGCGGATACCTGTTGTACCACGGAACGCAGCTTGGCCAACGCGCTGCCCTGTATAGCCCGCTGGACCTAGCCGTCGGCGCCGTCGGACTACTGCTGGTTTGGGAGTCCACGCGGCGAGCCATCGGCTGGGCCGTGCCCTGCTTGTCGGTCATTTTTTTAGTTTACGCGCATGAGAGCATTGCGCAGCAGTTACCCGATTGGATGTTCCCGCACCGTGGACAAGATTGGCAATCGCTGATTGGACAGTTGTATTTGCGCACCGAAGGCGTGTTCGGTACGGCGTTGGGCGTAATGTTCAAGTACGTCTTTCTTTTCGTATTGTTTGGAGCATTGTTAGAAGCCAGCGGGTCGACCCGGTATATCATCGAAATGGCCTTGCGGTTGTTTGGCCAGCGATCCGGCGGTCCCGCCAAGGTATCGATTGTGGCCAGCGGACTGATGGGATCGCTGTCTGGCAGCGCCGTGGCCAACGTGGCAACCACCGGCGTGTTTACGATTCCCCTGATGCGCAGTGTCGGCTTCAAACCGCATATCGCCGCCGGCATCGAAGCCGCAGCGTCATCTGGCGGAGCGCTGGCACCACCTGTGATGGGAGCCGGCGCGTACATGATGCTGGAGATTATCAATCGCCAGCCTCCTGTAACCTATTTGGAAGTTATGAAAGCGGCCTTGATCCCCGCCATCTTGTACTATCTGTCGCTGTTCATGCTGGTTCATTTTCAAGCCAAACGTAACGATGCCCAGGACGACGCGAACCGCAAAGACCATTCACTGGATACTGATGCTGAAATTTCTCGAACTCTATCGTCATCAACCTTGGCATCTGGCCAGTCGGAGAGTGAACAACCGCCTCCCGTTCGCTGGTATGGATTTGAAGGTGCGACGTTCCTTGGCGCCCTGGCCCTGCTGCTGGCATTTCTGCTTTGGGGCGCATCACCGTTTCGCGCAGTCAGTTACGCGATGGCCTTCGTTCAGCTCATGATCATTCTCAGTCCGCAAACCAAGGCTTCCAAGCTGGCGCGTCTGGCCGCCGTTGGTGTTTGGTCATCACTCATCGTTTGTGCCAAATTCTGTTTTCCGAATCTAATCTCGTACTGGCCCGAAGCGTTGATCTGGTCGATGGCCGGATCGTGGCTGGTTGCGTTATGCTGGTCAACCTGGCGATCAAAAGTTTTGGACTGCCTGCGTTCAGCAACTAACGGCGGAGTTCCGTTGATCGTAGCAGCCGCCTGCGTTGGAATAGTCATTGGTCTGGTGTCGCGGACAGGCATTGGCACTGGTGTACCTCAAGCCATTATTCCCCTGGCCGGCAACAATCTGTTTCTTGGACTATTAGCCATCATGGTCTGCTCGCTCATACTAGGTATGGGCTTGCCATCTGCCGTTTCCTATCTGCTGTTGGCAACCATCATCGGGCCTGTATTTGCTGATCCGACGTTGGGCGTACCGATCTTGGCTGCTCACCTATTCATCTTTTATTTTGGGATGATGGCCATGGTTACGCCGCCTGTGGCCCTGGCTGGCTACGCAGCCGCCTCAATTGCCGGAACTGGCGTGATGCAAGCGAGCTGGGCGGCCTTCCGTTTTTCATTGGTCGGCTTTACCCTGCCCTACATGTTTGTCTATCGCCCAGCGCTCTGCATGATTGGTGACGACGGAGGCGCTCCGCTGGTGCTAGACGTTGTCGTCGCTGTCACGGCTGCTGTCCTTGGTATCCTCTCGCTGGCGGGAGCACTTTCCGGTTATCTGTTTCATCCGCTCAAGTGGCCGTTGAGAACTCTACTGTTTTTGGCCGCAGCCTGCGCACTCTTTCCCGATCGTTTCGATCTTCTTGGCCGCTATCTCCAGCTATTCGATATCATCGGAGCACTATTGCTGGCCTCCGTTGCTGTCATTAGCTACTCTGCATCCAAACGTGAGCACAGTGCAACTTAG
- the trmB gene encoding tRNA (guanosine(46)-N7)-methyltransferase TrmB: MNHRSRKTQASRPGAAIDVRTASLDWATIIAAQADKPRELEIGSGKGLFLQSAAHAQPERHFIGIELAAKFAHRSAERLARLGLANVTVLCGDARAVLHSTVPDQSIQRVHVYFPDPWWRNKHKKRRVLNDQTLQDIQRVLVSGGQFHFWTDVLDYYQHICAEVMDTTELAGPHYIPERAASHAMDYTTHFERRARLNSQPVYRALFEKRSSTVEL, encoded by the coding sequence ATGAATCATCGGTCTCGCAAGACACAAGCATCTCGCCCCGGCGCTGCTATCGACGTACGAACTGCGTCATTGGATTGGGCGACAATCATTGCCGCTCAGGCAGATAAGCCCAGAGAGCTGGAAATAGGATCCGGCAAAGGATTATTTTTGCAGAGTGCTGCCCATGCGCAGCCGGAACGGCATTTCATTGGTATTGAACTGGCAGCTAAGTTCGCTCACCGTTCTGCCGAGCGACTAGCGCGCTTGGGGCTGGCCAATGTCACAGTCTTGTGCGGCGATGCGCGGGCTGTATTGCATTCGACGGTACCTGACCAGTCAATTCAGCGCGTTCACGTGTACTTTCCAGATCCGTGGTGGCGCAATAAGCACAAGAAGCGCCGCGTGCTGAACGATCAAACGCTGCAAGACATTCAACGCGTGCTCGTTTCCGGAGGGCAATTTCATTTCTGGACCGATGTACTGGACTACTACCAGCACATCTGCGCCGAAGTAATGGATACGACTGAACTAGCCGGTCCGCATTACATACCGGAGCGCGCGGCCAGTCATGCCATGGACTACACTACGCACTTCGAGCGCCGCGCACGGCTGAACAGTCAGCCTGTCTATAGGGCGCTGTTTGAGAAGCGCTCATCGACCGTAGAATTGTAG
- a CDS encoding sugar phosphate isomerase/epimerase → MRMALCNELFQEWSWQRALELTVQCGYTGWEIAPFTLSDRPTELPSSERRRLAAQVHSAGVEVVGLHWLLAKTQGYHLTTSDEATRSRTADYLSQLSQLCRDLGGSLMVLGSPQQRNFDPQQMNHHRATDNAVTVLEQLLPALERHQVTLALEPLGPGEGNFWNEAAQVVQVIQRLDSPWIRLHLDVKAMSTEPQPIADVIRHNAVWMHHFHANDPNLLGPGMGDVDFQPIFAALKQVAYQGWISVEVFDYRPGIETIARESMRNMRAAMQASGL, encoded by the coding sequence ATGCGTATGGCGTTGTGTAATGAATTGTTTCAGGAATGGTCATGGCAGCGCGCCTTGGAGCTAACGGTTCAGTGCGGCTACACCGGTTGGGAGATCGCTCCGTTTACCTTAAGCGACAGACCAACTGAGTTACCGTCCTCAGAGCGCCGCCGATTGGCCGCGCAAGTACACAGTGCCGGCGTTGAGGTCGTGGGCCTGCACTGGTTGTTAGCTAAGACGCAAGGCTACCATTTGACCACTTCGGATGAGGCTACTCGAAGTCGAACAGCAGATTATCTGTCGCAGTTGTCGCAATTGTGCCGCGACTTAGGCGGTAGCTTGATGGTGCTCGGTTCGCCGCAGCAGCGCAACTTCGACCCGCAACAGATGAACCACCACAGGGCGACCGATAACGCCGTTACGGTATTAGAACAACTGCTTCCCGCACTTGAGCGGCATCAAGTCACGCTGGCCCTTGAGCCGTTGGGGCCGGGCGAAGGCAATTTTTGGAATGAAGCCGCACAGGTGGTGCAGGTCATCCAGAGGTTGGATTCGCCTTGGATTCGCTTGCACTTGGACGTCAAAGCCATGAGCACCGAGCCGCAGCCAATTGCTGACGTGATCCGCCACAACGCGGTCTGGATGCACCACTTTCACGCCAACGATCCCAATCTGCTAGGTCCTGGAATGGGGGATGTCGACTTTCAGCCAATCTTTGCGGCGCTCAAGCAAGTCGCCTATCAGGGCTGGATCAGCGTAGAGGTATTTGACTACCGGCCAGGAATTGAAACCATCGCCCGCGAAAGCATGCGCAACATGCGCGCCGCCATGCAAGCCAGCGGACTGTAG